In Felis catus isolate Fca126 chromosome A2, F.catus_Fca126_mat1.0, whole genome shotgun sequence, the following proteins share a genomic window:
- the RHOA gene encoding transforming protein RhoA: MAAIRKKLVIVGDGACGKTCLLIVFSKDQFPEVYVPTVFENYVADIEVDGKQVELALWDTAGQEDYDRLRPLSYPDTDVILMCFSIDSPDSLENIPEKWTPEVKHFCPNVPIILVGNKKDLRNDEHTRRELAKMKQEPVKPEEGRDMANRIGAFGYMECSAKTKDGVREVFEMATRAALQARRGKKKSGCLVL, from the exons ATGGCTGCCATCCGGAAGAAACTGGTGATTGTTGGTGATGGAGCCTGTGGCAAGACTTGCTTGCTCATCGTCTTCAGCAAGGACCAGTTCCCAGAGGTGTATGTACCCACAGTGTTTGAGAACTATGTGGCAGATATTGAAGTTGATGGAAAGCAG GTAGAGTTGGCTTTGTGGGATACAGCTGGGCAGGAAGATTATGATCGCTTGAGGCCTCTCTCCTATCCGGACACTGATGTTATACTGATGTGTTTCTCCATTGACAGCCCTGATAGTTTAG AAAACATCCCAGAAAAATGGACTCCGGAAGTCAAGCACTTCTGTCCCAATGTGCCCATCATTCTGGTTGGAAACAAGAAGGATCTTCGGAATGATGAGCACACAAGGCGGGAGCTGGCCAAGATGAAGCAG gAGCCGGTGAAaccagaagaaggcagagatatGGCAAACAGGATTGGTGCTTTTGGGTACATGGAGTGTTCAGCAAAGACCAAAGATGGAGTGAGGGAGGTTTTTGAAATGGCCACGAGAGCCGCTCTGCAAGCCAGACGTGGGAAGAAAAAATCTGGGTGCCTTGTCTTGTGA